A genomic region of Methanosarcina thermophila TM-1 contains the following coding sequences:
- a CDS encoding FecCD family ABC transporter permease codes for MHFASGAVPEDYLAYVRRKYFWIMGGLLLLFFMLVYSISVGAVEIPFYKVVQTLLGQEPITKSDENIWRIVWNIRLPQALAAIVAGAGLSVAGVVMQSILRNPIASPFTLGVSNAGAFGAAVSVVVLGTGKMQSTVADAVIINNPYMTTTVAFLFCLLATGVILLISKIRGTSPEVMVLAGVALSSLFTAGTMFLQYFADDTQLAAVVFWTFGDVGRVNWVELEIMTSVVLLAILFFIVNCWNYNAIDAGDETAKGLGVNVERIRLTSMVISALVSAVIVAFLGVIGFIGLICPHMVRRVIGDDQKYLIPGSALFGGILLLVSDTAARLIISPYVLPVSVLTAFMGAPAFIYLLLRGYKR; via the coding sequence GTGCATTTTGCCAGTGGAGCCGTTCCGGAAGACTATCTCGCATATGTGCGCAGGAAGTACTTCTGGATCATGGGGGGGCTACTGCTCCTCTTCTTTATGCTTGTTTACTCAATCTCGGTAGGAGCGGTAGAGATCCCTTTTTATAAAGTGGTGCAGACATTATTAGGTCAGGAACCCATAACCAAATCTGATGAGAACATATGGAGGATTGTCTGGAATATCCGGCTCCCTCAAGCTCTAGCTGCAATAGTTGCAGGAGCTGGACTTTCAGTTGCAGGGGTTGTGATGCAATCCATCCTGCGTAATCCGATAGCATCTCCATTTACGCTCGGCGTTTCAAATGCCGGTGCTTTTGGAGCTGCAGTGTCTGTAGTAGTTCTGGGCACCGGCAAGATGCAATCCACAGTTGCAGATGCTGTTATTATAAACAACCCTTACATGACTACAACGGTAGCTTTCCTCTTTTGCCTCCTTGCAACCGGAGTGATCTTGTTAATCTCGAAAATCCGGGGAACTTCACCCGAGGTAATGGTGCTTGCAGGAGTTGCACTTTCATCTCTCTTCACCGCAGGCACGATGTTTCTCCAGTACTTTGCTGACGATACTCAACTTGCAGCAGTCGTATTCTGGACTTTTGGAGATGTAGGTAGGGTAAACTGGGTGGAACTTGAGATAATGACAAGCGTTGTGCTGCTTGCAATCCTATTCTTTATTGTAAACTGCTGGAACTACAATGCCATAGACGCAGGTGATGAGACCGCAAAAGGTCTTGGTGTCAATGTGGAGAGGATAAGGTTAACAAGCATGGTAATTTCAGCCCTAGTCTCGGCAGTGATTGTTGCTTTCCTTGGGGTTATTGGGTTTATAGGGCTTATCTGCCCTCATATGGTTAGAAGAGTAATAGGAGACGACCAGAAATACCTGATACCCGGTTCCGCCCTATTTGGAGGAATCTTGCTTCTGGTGTCGGATACCGCAGCCAGGCTTATAATATCACCATACGTGCTTCCTGTCTCGGTCCTTACGGCTTTCATGGGAGCACCTGCTTTCATTTACTTACTTCTCAGGGGGTACAAAAGATGA
- a CDS encoding ABC transporter ATP-binding protein codes for MILSVEELEFLYRNRKVLHEIAFSIDEGEIVAILGPNGVGKTTLLKCLNRILRPKGGTVHLDGNNLFDLGTMEIARLVGYVPQRVETGRLTAFDAVLLGRRPHIKWDVTEKDLQIVDSVFRLLSMEKLRLTYIDEMSGGELQKVAIARSLVQEPKVLLLDEPTSSLDLRNQVEILAIIRQIVLEHGIAAVMTMHDLNQALRYADRFILLKDGKVHAHGGAEVITPQVIEEVYGLPVVIGEIAGMRCVVPGNPEVALVK; via the coding sequence ATGATTCTATCTGTAGAAGAGCTTGAATTCCTATATCGAAACCGTAAAGTCCTTCACGAAATTGCTTTTTCTATTGATGAAGGAGAAATTGTAGCGATCCTTGGACCCAATGGAGTTGGCAAAACTACACTTTTAAAATGCCTTAACAGGATTCTCCGTCCTAAAGGAGGAACAGTTCATCTTGATGGGAATAACCTTTTTGACCTTGGAACAATGGAAATTGCACGCCTTGTAGGATATGTTCCCCAGAGGGTGGAAACCGGAAGGCTGACTGCTTTTGATGCAGTCTTGCTCGGAAGACGACCCCATATCAAATGGGATGTAACCGAAAAAGATCTTCAAATAGTCGACTCGGTATTCAGGCTGCTCTCAATGGAAAAACTGCGCCTGACTTATATCGACGAGATGAGTGGGGGTGAGCTCCAGAAAGTCGCAATCGCTCGCTCCCTCGTACAGGAGCCAAAAGTCCTCCTCCTTGACGAACCCACAAGCAGCCTTGATCTGAGAAACCAGGTTGAGATCCTTGCCATTATCAGGCAGATTGTCCTTGAACACGGGATTGCAGCCGTTATGACCATGCACGACCTTAACCAGGCTCTCAGGTACGCAGACAGGTTTATTCTCCTGAAGGATGGAAAGGTTCATGCACACGGAGGAGCCGAAGTGATTACACCTCAGGTAATCGAGGAAGTATATGGCTTGCCAGTAGTTATCGGAGAGATTGCGGGTATGCGGTGCGTAGTTCCCGGAAATCCTGAAGTAGCACTCGTAAAATAA
- a CDS encoding 30S ribosomal protein S15, whose translation MAKMHTRRKGKSSSTRPNRTEPPEWCKISADEVTTIILDLWKQGVSTAEIGMTLRDRYGVPDAKLITGKKITTILKENNVAPNVPEDLTNLIVKALRLRKHLSINKKDIHNRRSLNLTESKIRRLVKYYKREKVLPKDWFYTPETAEVMITR comes from the coding sequence ATGGCAAAAATGCATACTAGAAGAAAAGGCAAGTCCTCTTCCACCAGGCCAAACAGAACTGAGCCGCCTGAATGGTGCAAGATCAGCGCAGACGAAGTTACAACAATTATTCTCGATCTCTGGAAGCAGGGAGTCTCCACAGCTGAAATTGGAATGACTTTAAGAGACCGCTACGGTGTCCCAGATGCCAAGCTTATCACAGGCAAGAAAATCACAACCATTCTTAAGGAGAACAATGTTGCTCCAAACGTCCCTGAAGACCTTACCAATCTGATTGTAAAGGCTCTCAGACTCAGAAAACACCTTTCTATTAACAAGAAAGATATCCATAACAGACGTTCCCTTAACCTTACCGAGTCCAAGATTAGAAGGCTTGTTAAGTACTACAAGCGGGAAAAGGTACTTCCGAAAGACTGGTTCTACACGCCTGAAACTGCAGAGGTGATGATTACCAGGTAA
- a CDS encoding SDR family oxidoreductase: MKNLFDLTGRVAIVTGASSGLGVDFAKALANQGANLALIARREDKLKEVQKEIEKLGVTCRYYVCDVMKTDQIQDTVERVEKDFGRIDILVNNAGLGLVDAAEKTTDEMWRTMVDTNLNGVYFFAREVGKVMLKQKYGRIINIGSIHSVVSMKEMPVTAYCATKGGVLTLTKALASEWAKEGITVNAIGPGYFALGMAEGVVADPEFAKIIEFMCPMGRPGRSGELDTTVLYLASDASTYITGQMIIVDGGWTSI; the protein is encoded by the coding sequence ATGAAGAATCTTTTTGATTTAACTGGAAGAGTTGCTATTGTTACAGGGGCTTCCTCAGGGCTTGGAGTGGATTTTGCAAAAGCTCTGGCAAATCAGGGTGCAAATCTTGCTCTCATTGCACGCCGGGAAGATAAATTGAAGGAAGTACAGAAGGAAATTGAAAAGCTCGGCGTAACCTGCCGCTATTATGTATGTGATGTAATGAAAACCGATCAAATTCAGGATACTGTAGAGCGGGTGGAAAAAGACTTCGGCAGAATTGATATTCTTGTAAATAATGCCGGGCTCGGGCTTGTTGATGCTGCCGAAAAAACAACGGATGAGATGTGGCGCACAATGGTTGATACCAACCTGAACGGGGTTTATTTCTTTGCCCGCGAGGTCGGAAAAGTAATGTTGAAGCAAAAATACGGAAGAATCATTAACATAGGATCGATTCACTCAGTTGTATCAATGAAAGAAATGCCGGTCACAGCTTATTGTGCAACAAAAGGTGGGGTTTTAACGCTCACAAAGGCTCTGGCAAGCGAATGGGCAAAAGAAGGGATTACGGTTAACGCTATCGGACCAGGATATTTTGCTCTCGGAATGGCTGAAGGGGTTGTTGCTGATCCGGAATTTGCGAAAATCATTGAATTCATGTGCCCGATGGGACGCCCGGGAAGGTCTGGAGAACTGGATACGACAGTCCTTTATCTCGCATCCGATGCATCAACATATATTACAGGTCAAATGATTATAGTTGATGGCGGCTGGACCTCAATTTAA
- a CDS encoding SpoIID/LytB domain-containing protein — MFHRKLLAFLLLVFFVISLTAPAASGIAGKKTVTPTEDTIRVYRTATGQIEVLDIETEYLPYVVAAENGEAPFESMKAQAVVSRTFAYYKKNHPSGSNFDLYDDERDQVYNPNKVLNKNHKKAVSETNGFILKYDGDTICSFYVKGTGNTAKYVTYNEGKSGDSIYQTSLGWRTDPPSKNPYNRGCMGQVQANKLANKGYDWISIFKYFYGEDIILTKIDLTKSNYKSQSKNTKLPNKASEDEVVSLSVLRKAAANDPARPQGEITPDADDDVKIVEEALAKEGLLSSKYAYDGSYGTATIKAYKKWQESIGSAPRYCDGIPGKKDLTKLGKKYGFTVDTSN; from the coding sequence ATGTTTCACAGAAAGCTTTTGGCATTTTTACTATTAGTATTCTTTGTAATATCTTTAACTGCTCCAGCAGCAAGCGGTATTGCTGGAAAGAAGACAGTTACCCCAACCGAAGATACCATAAGAGTATATAGAACTGCTACGGGTCAAATTGAGGTATTAGATATAGAAACTGAGTATTTGCCGTATGTTGTAGCTGCAGAAAATGGTGAAGCTCCGTTTGAATCCATGAAGGCACAGGCTGTGGTTTCAAGAACATTTGCTTACTACAAGAAAAACCATCCAAGTGGATCAAATTTTGATTTATATGATGATGAGAGGGACCAAGTCTATAATCCTAATAAAGTCCTCAATAAGAACCACAAAAAAGCAGTTTCTGAAACAAATGGTTTCATTTTAAAATATGATGGAGATACAATTTGCAGTTTTTACGTAAAGGGAACTGGTAATACGGCAAAGTATGTTACTTACAATGAGGGAAAGAGTGGAGATAGTATTTATCAAACTTCTCTGGGTTGGAGAACTGACCCTCCTTCTAAAAACCCATATAATCGGGGTTGTATGGGGCAAGTTCAGGCAAATAAACTAGCTAATAAAGGGTATGATTGGATTAGCATTTTTAAATACTTCTACGGTGAAGATATCATACTCACTAAAATTGACTTAACCAAGTCTAATTACAAGTCACAATCAAAAAATACAAAATTACCCAATAAAGCAAGCGAAGACGAAGTTGTATCATTATCTGTTCTTCGAAAAGCTGCAGCTAATGACCCCGCAAGACCACAAGGTGAAATAACTCCAGATGCAGATGATGATGTGAAGATTGTTGAAGAAGCTTTGGCTAAAGAAGGATTACTCAGCAGCAAATATGCATATGATGGAAGCTATGGAACTGCTACTATCAAAGCATATAAAAAATGGCAGGAGTCTATTGGTTCTGCGCCAAGATACTGTGACGGGATACCTGGGAAGAAGGATCTGACCAAGCTTGGTAAAAAGTATGGGTTTACTGTGGATACCTCGAATTGA
- the hisS gene encoding histidine--tRNA ligase, producing the protein MIVNRPRGTRDFLPAETARRRYVESIMRDVAHKWGYSEIITPTFEHLDLFTLKSGEGIVEELYNFEDKGGREMTLRPELTAPVMRLYVNELQSFPKPLKLFYFENCFRYERPQKGRFREFWQFGVELIGSGKPDSDAEVIALADALLKAAGVKGDMKIGNLAVIRTLLSGLEPEIVSKVMRFVDKKEYAGLEALLDEIGTEEKLKSDLFHLIKLEGKYILPEVIKIVGNIPELVSFEKTLNLLDAYGVDYSLDFGIARGLDYYTGMVFEVYAEGLGAQKQVCGGGSYQLIQLFGGGDVPSTGFGIGFDRIMEICPLEPPMPKTLVLVSKPNVHREAIHFTKELRKHVPVHIDLMERNFKAQLSYANAINADYVVIVGEKELEAGKLTLRNMVSGEQELLTLEEIIEKVC; encoded by the coding sequence ATGATAGTTAACAGACCAAGAGGGACCCGGGACTTTTTACCTGCCGAGACTGCCCGGAGGAGATACGTGGAAAGTATTATGCGCGATGTCGCCCACAAATGGGGCTACAGTGAGATCATTACTCCCACGTTTGAACATCTTGACCTTTTTACCCTGAAGTCAGGGGAAGGAATAGTAGAGGAACTCTATAACTTTGAGGATAAAGGCGGCAGGGAAATGACCCTAAGGCCCGAGCTTACCGCCCCTGTCATGCGCCTGTATGTGAATGAACTCCAGTCCTTCCCGAAGCCCTTAAAATTATTTTATTTTGAGAACTGCTTCCGCTATGAACGCCCCCAGAAGGGTCGCTTCAGGGAATTCTGGCAGTTTGGGGTTGAACTTATCGGGAGCGGAAAACCCGATTCTGATGCCGAGGTTATTGCCCTTGCCGATGCCCTGCTAAAAGCTGCTGGAGTGAAGGGCGATATGAAGATTGGAAATCTTGCAGTCATACGCACACTCCTGAGCGGGCTTGAGCCCGAAATCGTAAGCAAGGTCATGCGCTTTGTGGACAAAAAAGAATATGCAGGCCTTGAAGCCCTGCTTGATGAGATCGGAACCGAGGAAAAGCTCAAATCAGACCTTTTCCACCTTATTAAACTGGAAGGCAAGTATATCCTCCCCGAAGTAATAAAAATTGTCGGGAATATTCCCGAACTCGTCAGTTTTGAGAAAACCCTCAATCTTCTTGATGCCTATGGGGTAGACTATTCCCTTGATTTCGGGATCGCCCGCGGGCTCGACTACTACACAGGCATGGTTTTTGAAGTTTATGCCGAGGGTCTCGGCGCCCAGAAACAGGTCTGCGGAGGCGGCTCCTACCAGCTTATCCAGCTTTTTGGCGGTGGAGACGTACCCTCAACTGGCTTTGGAATCGGTTTCGACAGGATAATGGAAATCTGCCCTCTTGAACCTCCTATGCCCAAAACCCTTGTCCTTGTATCGAAACCCAATGTCCATCGCGAAGCTATTCACTTTACAAAAGAATTAAGAAAACACGTTCCAGTCCACATAGACCTTATGGAACGCAATTTCAAAGCCCAGCTCTCCTATGCAAACGCCATCAATGCCGACTACGTTGTCATAGTCGGGGAAAAAGAATTAGAAGCTGGAAAACTTACGCTGAGAAATATGGTTTCAGGAGAACAGGAACTTCTGACGCTGGAAGAGATTATTGAGAAAGTTTGTTAA
- a CDS encoding proprotein convertase P-domain-containing protein codes for MCDTADKIDPNRGKYIDGYSKMFGYGRINAYKALKAVKDDMENSSRGIVEKNILSGVAIPDNDLNGIVSEIQIDEEGIVESVEAVSVDISHTYIGDLFVSLVSPDNTVIPLHEGEGGGKDNLSETYDSKNKPELKQFEGKSIKGKWQLKIVDKWAQDRGTLNNWGLKIKVKT; via the coding sequence ATGTGTGATACTGCAGACAAAATTGATCCGAATAGAGGTAAATACATCGATGGCTATAGCAAAATGTTCGGCTATGGGCGAATCAACGCCTATAAAGCACTTAAGGCAGTTAAGGATGATATGGAAAACTCTTCCAGGGGAATTGTTGAAAAAAATATCCTTTCGGGAGTTGCAATACCTGATAACGATTTGAACGGAATTGTTAGCGAGATACAGATTGATGAAGAGGGCATTGTAGAATCTGTCGAAGCAGTCTCTGTCGATATATCTCACACTTATATAGGGGATTTATTTGTCTCACTGGTGAGCCCTGATAACACGGTTATACCTTTGCATGAAGGTGAAGGTGGAGGGAAAGATAACCTTAGCGAGACTTATGATTCTAAAAACAAGCCGGAATTGAAGCAATTTGAAGGAAAGAGCATTAAAGGCAAATGGCAGTTAAAAATAGTTGATAAATGGGCACAGGACCGCGGAACCTTAAACAACTGGGGGTTAAAAATTAAAGTTAAGACTTGA
- a CDS encoding S8 family peptidase has protein sequence MANQSEEYEYYYVGDKKVKLNKLPDSFALRYKSDVPAHAIEKKLLDMPDLADAEERKDIPANNLVIVTLPQPKHLVDVKESIQNLEDDDRVELVLPVYKEPQSGLRMVVTDEITVRFKSGVSDDAIDRLNKETGVEILEKDRFAPNQYILKVKDPKETFAIARKYHESDLTEFAEPNFLSEIEKTSVPYFEQWYLHNTGQNHGVPGEDIKAKEAWGLTKGSPDITVAIIDDGVDINHPDLKPNIWTNPDSSQPDIHGWDFFDGNSDPNPKKFTPPYYVTRGNDNHGTPCAGLVAATGNGALGVIGVAPNCKILPVKIFMGDNLVQNNRLADAIRYAGQRADILSNSWNCPESNDVTYAIRDVIQTGRGGKGCPVFVAAGNGSKNQIGFPSNVPEAIAVGASTNRGEIAAYSNCGEGLAFVAPSSGGTKRVYTTDVSIPGRGYNVGDVGKGDADGFYTNSFGETSAATPLAAGVAALIL, from the coding sequence GTGGCAAACCAGAGCGAGGAGTATGAGTATTATTATGTAGGCGATAAAAAAGTTAAGCTAAATAAATTGCCTGACAGCTTTGCTTTGAGATATAAGAGCGATGTACCAGCGCATGCTATTGAAAAAAAGTTACTGGATATGCCTGATCTGGCAGATGCCGAAGAGCGCAAGGATATACCAGCTAACAACCTTGTAATTGTTACCCTGCCGCAGCCCAAACACCTGGTTGATGTGAAAGAATCCATACAAAACCTTGAAGACGATGATCGTGTTGAGCTTGTCCTTCCCGTCTATAAAGAGCCTCAGTCTGGATTGCGCATGGTTGTAACAGATGAAATAACAGTCAGATTTAAAAGCGGTGTCTCCGATGATGCCATTGATAGGCTTAACAAAGAGACTGGCGTTGAGATTCTCGAAAAAGACCGCTTTGCTCCCAATCAGTATATTCTCAAAGTAAAGGATCCTAAAGAAACATTCGCCATAGCAAGGAAATATCATGAATCAGATCTGACCGAATTTGCCGAGCCTAACTTCCTCTCTGAAATTGAGAAAACCTCCGTGCCATATTTTGAACAATGGTACCTGCACAATACAGGACAAAATCATGGTGTGCCTGGGGAGGACATTAAGGCTAAGGAAGCCTGGGGCTTAACTAAAGGCTCTCCAGACATTACAGTCGCTATTATCGATGATGGCGTGGATATTAATCATCCCGATTTAAAGCCCAATATCTGGACGAATCCTGATAGCTCTCAGCCTGATATACATGGCTGGGACTTCTTCGATGGTAACAGTGATCCGAATCCGAAGAAATTCACTCCTCCTTATTATGTGACGAGAGGTAACGATAATCATGGGACACCCTGTGCTGGTCTGGTAGCAGCTACTGGAAATGGGGCACTAGGTGTTATTGGGGTTGCCCCTAATTGCAAGATCCTGCCTGTGAAAATTTTTATGGGTGACAACCTGGTCCAAAATAATAGACTGGCAGATGCAATTCGCTATGCCGGGCAAAGAGCCGATATACTGAGCAATAGCTGGAATTGCCCTGAGAGCAACGATGTAACATATGCCATTAGAGATGTCATTCAAACTGGGCGTGGCGGCAAAGGCTGTCCTGTTTTTGTGGCGGCTGGGAATGGGTCAAAAAATCAAATTGGATTTCCTTCGAATGTGCCGGAGGCTATCGCTGTAGGTGCCTCAACTAACAGGGGTGAAATCGCAGCCTACAGTAACTGTGGAGAGGGACTTGCGTTTGTTGCTCCAAGCAGCGGAGGAACAAAAAGGGTTTATACAACAGATGTATCGATTCCCGGAAGGGGATATAATGTTGGAGATGTGGGCAAAGGTGATGCAGATGGTTTTTACACGAACTCTTTTGGGGAAACTTCTGCAGCCACACCGTTAGCCGCAGGTGTTGCTGCTCTGATTTTATAG
- the cobD gene encoding threonine-phosphate decarboxylase CobD — MSEQRSVPLRKHLMDLKPCRHGGLVQETSETYRIPESEILDFSANFNPLGNPFEHPESGLNFDEVLKNSFKKLTEYPDNRYLEFREAAARFVGLGVAPQNIIPGNGSTEIIRLVVECVVEKGDLVLLPQPTFGEYEMQCRIMGAELQYPNQDEVETLPDELLEKAKILFICNPNNPTGKLRTRDEIKALAERCTKHKTLLFVDEAFIELSDPSQSVADLAISNNYVFVMRSLTKDFAIPGIRIGFGIASPKMAEILDTARLSWNLGTLANAMGTALLNIENGVENPYLKKARLMIREEGEKLKAKLDRIRGFKAGEVNVNFIFVNVSKFMLDSTELSARLAARRVLVRDCSSFHGLGKDYIRVAVRTAEENDRLIAAIGDVITQWGKEQAKSELQHVIEKASEEGIGSRKTCEYYPCHFEGQNCTFCFCPFYPCENERTGGKWIESSRGGKVWSCVDCHLVHKKETAQKILDCLMQEGNTDELVKVAWKKVMEPIL, encoded by the coding sequence GTGTCAGAGCAAAGAAGTGTACCTTTAAGGAAGCATCTGATGGACCTGAAACCCTGCAGACATGGAGGGTTGGTTCAGGAAACATCTGAGACTTATAGGATCCCTGAAAGCGAAATTCTTGACTTCAGTGCCAACTTTAATCCTCTGGGAAATCCTTTTGAGCATCCGGAAAGCGGATTGAACTTTGATGAGGTTCTTAAAAACAGCTTTAAGAAACTTACCGAATACCCTGACAACAGGTATCTTGAGTTTAGGGAAGCTGCTGCAAGGTTCGTAGGACTTGGGGTAGCCCCACAGAATATAATTCCGGGTAACGGTTCAACAGAAATTATAAGGCTTGTAGTGGAATGTGTGGTTGAAAAAGGGGATCTTGTCCTTCTTCCTCAGCCCACTTTCGGGGAATATGAAATGCAGTGCCGGATTATGGGAGCAGAACTTCAGTACCCGAACCAGGACGAGGTAGAAACACTTCCTGACGAGCTTCTGGAAAAAGCAAAAATCCTGTTTATCTGCAACCCTAATAATCCTACAGGGAAGCTCCGTACAAGGGATGAGATCAAAGCCCTTGCCGAACGCTGTACAAAGCATAAAACTCTTCTTTTCGTAGACGAGGCTTTTATTGAGCTATCCGATCCTTCACAGAGCGTTGCAGACCTTGCAATAAGCAATAATTACGTTTTTGTCATGCGCTCCCTTACAAAAGATTTCGCAATCCCTGGAATCAGGATAGGTTTCGGAATAGCTTCTCCCAAGATGGCTGAGATTCTGGATACTGCAAGGCTGTCGTGGAACCTCGGAACCCTGGCAAATGCCATGGGAACTGCGCTTCTTAATATTGAAAACGGGGTAGAAAATCCATACCTGAAAAAAGCCAGGCTTATGATCAGGGAAGAAGGTGAGAAGCTCAAAGCGAAACTCGACAGGATTCGAGGTTTTAAAGCCGGAGAAGTAAATGTGAATTTTATTTTTGTCAATGTCAGCAAATTCATGCTTGACTCGACAGAGTTAAGTGCGCGCCTGGCAGCTCGTAGAGTCCTTGTAAGGGATTGTTCTTCCTTCCACGGTCTTGGAAAAGATTACATAAGGGTTGCAGTGCGGACTGCAGAAGAAAATGACAGGCTGATTGCCGCAATAGGGGACGTAATTACCCAGTGGGGCAAAGAACAGGCGAAAAGCGAACTTCAGCATGTAATAGAAAAGGCTTCTGAAGAAGGCATAGGAAGCAGGAAAACCTGCGAGTATTATCCCTGCCACTTTGAAGGCCAGAACTGCACCTTCTGCTTCTGCCCGTTTTATCCCTGTGAAAACGAGCGTACAGGAGGGAAATGGATTGAGAGCTCAAGAGGCGGCAAGGTATGGAGCTGCGTTGACTGTCATCTAGTTCACAAGAAAGAGACCGCCCAGAAAATCCTCGACTGCCTTATGCAGGAAGGAAACACAGACGAACTTGTGAAAGTGGCTTGGAAGAAAGTTATGGAGCCTATCCTATGA
- a CDS encoding cobalamin biosynthesis protein: MILPDSGHLALVLLLAAAIDIVFGEPPAAVHPVVWIGKLINFLKDAAPRTHRKIYGVAMALCCVFFAALLGYSVLYIAALPGMPGVLGLLLEAYFLKATFAINCLLSPAREIYGHLEANRLEKVREMLPIYVSRNPSKLTRTQMSSAVIESVSENYVDGVLSPIFYYTIFGGYGLVAAYAFKAISTLDSMVGYKTEPYRELGYFSAKSDDVLNWIPARISVIFILAAALTVALLPKKPGQIFPLNSIKSALEDGMKTPSPNSGYPMAATAGALGIKLEKPDNYILGALYPPSEVKDIKRVSQLIALASGFSLAAFAAVIQIAGIHLHP, encoded by the coding sequence ATGATTTTGCCAGACAGCGGGCACCTTGCTCTCGTACTTCTGCTTGCAGCAGCAATAGACATAGTTTTCGGGGAACCGCCTGCTGCCGTACACCCTGTTGTGTGGATAGGAAAATTAATCAACTTTTTGAAAGATGCGGCTCCTCGGACCCACAGAAAAATTTATGGAGTTGCAATGGCTCTATGCTGCGTTTTTTTCGCAGCTTTGCTTGGATACTCAGTGCTTTACATTGCAGCCCTTCCAGGAATGCCAGGCGTACTCGGGCTCCTTCTCGAAGCCTATTTCCTGAAAGCTACCTTTGCCATTAACTGTCTGCTCAGCCCTGCAAGGGAGATTTACGGGCATCTTGAAGCAAACAGGCTTGAGAAAGTCCGGGAAATGCTCCCGATATACGTGAGCCGTAACCCTTCCAAACTGACCAGAACCCAGATGTCGTCGGCAGTTATCGAATCCGTATCCGAGAATTATGTTGATGGTGTCCTGAGTCCAATATTCTATTATACCATTTTCGGGGGATACGGGCTTGTTGCTGCGTATGCATTTAAAGCTATAAGTACTCTGGATTCAATGGTAGGATACAAAACCGAGCCGTATAGGGAACTTGGGTACTTCTCGGCAAAATCCGATGATGTACTGAACTGGATCCCTGCCCGAATCTCAGTTATATTTATTCTTGCTGCAGCCCTTACAGTGGCTTTGCTCCCGAAAAAACCTGGGCAAATTTTCCCCTTAAACAGCATAAAGAGCGCCCTTGAAGACGGAATGAAAACTCCGTCCCCCAATTCCGGCTATCCCATGGCAGCTACTGCAGGAGCGCTCGGAATCAAACTTGAAAAACCTGATAATTACATACTTGGGGCCTTATATCCCCCGAGCGAAGTAAAAGATATAAAAAGGGTATCCCAGTTAATAGCATTAGCTTCAGGCTTCTCGCTTGCTGCCTTTGCGGCAGTAATCCAGATAGCAGGGATACACCTGCATCCGTGA